In one Dermatophilaceae bacterium Sec6.4 genomic region, the following are encoded:
- a CDS encoding alpha-1,4-glucan--maltose-1-phosphate maltosyltransferase, whose amino-acid sequence MRGNPPKSEAPLAVGAGRPIGRIPVQDVLPSVDGGARSTTSVVREEFTVSATVFREGHDAVNATVVLTDPQGRETHVPMTCVNAGLDAWTATVSADREGQWNYRVEGWSDPYGTWSHDAIIKIAADVDAELMLAEGALVLQRALDTDSYDAHDTATLRAAVEQLRDEAGDVAARLASGTSTDVRRVLASHPLRESVSPSAAYPWLVERERALTGAWYEIFPRSEGCYQDESGDWVSGTFATASKRLPAIAAMGFDVVYLTPVHPIGTTNRKGPNNSLDAGPKDPGSPYAIGGPEGGHDALHPDLGDWDDFDGFVTAAAREGLEVALDLALQCSPDHPWVTQHPEFFTTRADGTIAYAENPPKKYQDIYPMNFDNDPAGSYAAVRAVVQVWIDHGVKIFRVDNPHTKPVEFWQWLIADVAAEHPEVIWLAEAFTRPAMMHTLGKVGFQQSYTYYAWRNDPIELREYVEELAGEAASYMRPAFWPTTHDILTPYLQFGGPTAWKLRAALAATLSPTYGIYAGYELVESVARPGVEEQVDNEKYEYKDRRWEDYEPGGPKAGQSLAPYLTRLNQIRREHHAFDWLRNITFHEVDDPQVLVFSKHRGDDVVIVVANCDPHATRESIVHLDLEALGLPAGAWFSAYDCITDVTWRWGEHNYVRVGPETEPVHIIHVRSA is encoded by the coding sequence GTGAGAGGGAACCCTCCCAAGAGCGAGGCTCCCCTCGCCGTCGGCGCCGGTAGACCCATCGGACGGATACCCGTCCAGGACGTCTTGCCCTCCGTCGACGGTGGTGCCAGGTCGACGACATCCGTTGTCCGCGAAGAGTTCACCGTCTCAGCGACGGTCTTCCGCGAGGGGCACGACGCCGTCAACGCCACCGTCGTGCTGACCGACCCGCAAGGGCGCGAGACGCATGTCCCGATGACGTGCGTGAACGCCGGACTCGACGCCTGGACCGCCACCGTCAGCGCAGACCGCGAGGGCCAGTGGAACTACCGCGTCGAAGGCTGGTCGGACCCCTACGGCACCTGGAGTCACGACGCGATTATCAAGATCGCCGCCGACGTCGACGCCGAACTGATGCTCGCCGAGGGCGCGCTCGTGCTGCAGCGCGCACTGGACACCGACAGCTATGACGCGCACGACACCGCGACCCTGCGTGCCGCAGTCGAGCAGCTCCGCGACGAGGCCGGCGACGTCGCAGCCCGTCTCGCGTCGGGGACGAGCACCGATGTACGCCGGGTGCTGGCCTCCCATCCACTGCGCGAGAGCGTCAGCCCCAGCGCGGCCTACCCATGGCTGGTCGAGCGCGAGCGCGCGCTGACCGGAGCCTGGTATGAGATCTTCCCGCGCTCGGAGGGTTGCTACCAGGACGAATCCGGCGACTGGGTCAGCGGCACCTTCGCCACGGCATCCAAGCGACTGCCCGCCATCGCCGCGATGGGCTTCGATGTGGTCTACCTCACCCCCGTGCACCCGATCGGCACGACGAACCGCAAGGGCCCGAACAACTCCCTGGACGCTGGGCCCAAGGACCCCGGATCGCCCTACGCCATCGGCGGCCCCGAGGGTGGGCACGACGCACTGCATCCCGACCTCGGCGACTGGGACGACTTCGACGGCTTCGTCACAGCGGCCGCCCGCGAAGGGCTGGAGGTGGCCCTGGACCTGGCGCTGCAGTGCTCACCGGACCACCCCTGGGTCACGCAGCACCCGGAGTTCTTCACCACCCGCGCCGACGGCACGATCGCCTACGCGGAGAACCCGCCCAAGAAGTACCAGGACATCTACCCGATGAACTTCGACAACGACCCGGCGGGCAGCTATGCCGCAGTGCGGGCGGTCGTACAGGTCTGGATCGACCACGGCGTGAAGATCTTCCGGGTCGACAACCCGCACACCAAACCGGTGGAGTTCTGGCAGTGGCTGATCGCCGATGTCGCGGCGGAGCACCCCGAGGTGATCTGGCTGGCCGAGGCATTCACCCGCCCCGCGATGATGCACACCCTCGGCAAGGTCGGCTTTCAGCAGAGCTACACCTACTACGCATGGCGCAATGACCCGATCGAGCTGCGCGAGTATGTCGAGGAGCTCGCAGGTGAAGCCGCCTCCTACATGCGCCCTGCGTTCTGGCCCACCACACACGACATCCTCACGCCGTATCTGCAATTCGGTGGGCCGACCGCGTGGAAGCTGCGCGCTGCGCTCGCCGCGACACTGTCACCGACCTACGGGATCTACGCCGGGTACGAGCTCGTGGAGAGCGTGGCGCGCCCGGGCGTCGAGGAGCAGGTCGACAACGAGAAGTACGAATACAAGGACAGGCGCTGGGAGGACTACGAACCGGGTGGGCCCAAGGCCGGACAGTCACTGGCGCCCTATCTGACCCGGCTGAACCAGATCCGCCGCGAACACCACGCATTCGACTGGCTACGCAACATCACCTTCCACGAGGTCGACGACCCGCAGGTGCTGGTCTTCTCCAAACATCGCGGCGACGACGTGGTGATCGTGGTGGCCAACTGCGACCCGCATGCCACCCGCGAATCGATCGTGCACCTGGACCTGGAAGCGCTCGGGCTGCCCGCCGGTGCATGGTTCTCGGCCTACGACTGCATCACCGACGTCACCTGGCGTTGGGGAGAGCACAATTACGTGCGCGTCGGCCCCGAGACCGAGCCCGTGCACATCATCCATGTAAGGAGCGCCTGA
- the glgP gene encoding alpha-glucan family phosphorylase — translation MKAIRRFHVRTVLPEPLAPLGDLASNLRWSWHSRTRDLFRDIDPQRWESVRHDPVALLASFTSDELQSLAADTALVERVESAQRNLDRYLTARSWYDDFAADNEAPKSIAYFSAEYGITHVLPQYSGGLGILAGDHLKSASDLGVPIVGIGLFYNTGYFAQSLSADGWQQESYPTHDPDDLPLSLVREHDGTPVRVTLDLPEGRTLHARIWRAQVGRVPLLLLDSDVDGNDDAGRELTRRLYGGGGEQRLQQEMLLGIGGIRATRIWSRLTGAPLPEVYHCNEGHAGFLGLERISELVTGQGLDFDTAMETVRAGTVFTTHTPVPAGIDRFGKDQVRRYLGNLPGVPLEKVLPLGAETYEGGDDTVFNMAVMGLRMAQRANGVSKLHGVVSRGMFDGLWPGFDDTEIPIVSITNGVHMPTWVDPKVIALGQRYVGAEPMRDGDAWEMLGKVPVEEFWKVKRELREQLVDDVRRRMRESWLNRGASSAELGWTDEIFSPDVLTIGFARRVPTYKRLTLMLRNPTRLRRLLLDPERPIQLVIAGKSHPADETGKKLIQQMVQFADDPAIRHRIAFLPGYDIEMAQKLYPGCDVWLNNPLRPFEACGTSGMKAALNGGLNLSILDGWWDEWYDGQNGWAIPTADGVEDPDRRDDLEANALYELMERHVAAIFYDRDAQQLPQRWLAMVSHTLSTLGPKVQATRQVKDYTSELYAPAAQAAHRRAENDFAQARSLAAYKQLAAAAFPKVKVEHVDSEGLSDSPQVGDEVNVRAYVTLEALAPTDVDVQVVHGRVSESDDLRDVATVPLSFVETEPDGRHLFSGDVTIGRTGSFGYTVRVLPRHEGLASPAELGLAINA, via the coding sequence GTGAAAGCCATCCGACGTTTCCACGTCCGTACCGTTCTTCCCGAGCCACTCGCTCCCCTGGGCGACCTGGCCAGTAACTTGCGGTGGTCATGGCACAGCCGGACCCGTGACCTTTTCCGGGATATCGACCCGCAGCGCTGGGAAAGCGTGCGGCACGATCCGGTCGCATTGCTCGCGTCCTTCACTTCTGATGAGCTGCAGTCCCTGGCGGCCGACACCGCTCTGGTCGAACGGGTCGAGTCTGCTCAGCGGAATCTGGATCGGTACCTCACCGCTCGTTCCTGGTACGACGATTTCGCCGCCGATAACGAGGCGCCGAAATCGATCGCGTACTTCAGTGCCGAGTACGGCATCACACATGTACTGCCGCAGTACTCCGGCGGTCTCGGCATTCTCGCCGGTGACCACCTCAAATCCGCCTCCGATCTGGGTGTGCCGATCGTCGGGATCGGCTTGTTCTACAACACCGGGTATTTCGCCCAGTCGTTGTCCGCGGACGGCTGGCAGCAGGAGTCCTACCCGACGCACGACCCGGACGACCTGCCGCTCTCGCTCGTTCGCGAACACGACGGAACCCCGGTACGCGTCACCCTGGACCTGCCCGAAGGTCGCACCCTGCATGCGCGCATCTGGCGTGCGCAGGTCGGCCGGGTGCCTTTGTTGCTGCTCGATTCCGACGTCGACGGCAACGATGACGCCGGACGCGAGCTGACCCGCCGGTTGTACGGCGGTGGCGGCGAGCAGCGTCTGCAGCAGGAGATGCTGCTCGGTATCGGCGGTATCCGCGCGACGCGCATCTGGTCTCGGCTGACCGGCGCACCGTTGCCCGAGGTCTACCACTGCAACGAGGGCCACGCCGGGTTCCTCGGCCTGGAGCGGATCAGTGAGTTGGTCACGGGCCAGGGTCTGGATTTCGACACCGCGATGGAGACCGTCCGCGCGGGCACCGTCTTCACCACCCACACACCCGTGCCGGCCGGTATCGACCGCTTCGGCAAGGACCAGGTGCGGCGTTATCTCGGTAACCTGCCCGGCGTTCCGCTGGAGAAGGTGCTGCCGTTGGGCGCCGAGACGTACGAGGGCGGCGACGACACTGTCTTCAATATGGCGGTGATGGGCCTGCGGATGGCGCAGCGCGCCAACGGCGTCTCCAAGCTGCACGGCGTCGTCAGTCGCGGGATGTTCGACGGTCTGTGGCCCGGATTCGACGACACGGAGATTCCGATCGTCAGCATCACCAACGGTGTCCACATGCCGACCTGGGTGGACCCGAAGGTCATCGCACTCGGTCAGCGGTACGTGGGTGCCGAGCCGATGCGCGACGGGGATGCCTGGGAGATGCTGGGCAAGGTGCCTGTTGAGGAGTTCTGGAAGGTCAAACGCGAGCTGCGCGAGCAGCTGGTCGACGACGTTCGCCGCCGGATGCGCGAGTCGTGGTTGAACCGCGGTGCATCCTCGGCCGAACTGGGCTGGACAGATGAGATCTTCAGCCCTGATGTGCTGACGATCGGTTTTGCGCGACGGGTGCCGACCTACAAACGACTCACGCTCATGCTGCGTAACCCGACGCGACTGCGTCGACTCCTGCTGGACCCGGAGCGACCGATTCAGCTGGTCATCGCCGGCAAGAGTCACCCGGCCGACGAGACCGGTAAGAAGCTCATCCAGCAGATGGTGCAGTTCGCTGACGATCCCGCCATCCGGCACCGGATTGCCTTCCTGCCCGGCTACGACATCGAGATGGCCCAGAAGCTGTACCCGGGCTGCGACGTGTGGCTGAACAACCCGCTGCGTCCGTTCGAGGCGTGCGGCACGTCCGGTATGAAGGCGGCGCTCAACGGCGGCCTGAACCTGTCGATTCTCGACGGGTGGTGGGACGAGTGGTACGACGGTCAGAACGGTTGGGCCATCCCGACCGCCGACGGTGTCGAAGACCCGGACCGTCGCGACGACTTGGAGGCGAACGCGCTGTACGAGTTGATGGAGCGCCACGTCGCGGCCATCTTCTACGACCGTGACGCGCAGCAGCTGCCGCAGCGGTGGCTGGCGATGGTGTCGCACACGTTGAGCACCTTGGGTCCGAAGGTCCAGGCGACCCGTCAGGTCAAGGACTACACGAGTGAGCTCTACGCGCCGGCTGCCCAGGCGGCGCACCGCCGTGCGGAGAACGACTTCGCGCAGGCGCGCTCGCTGGCCGCGTACAAGCAACTCGCGGCGGCGGCTTTCCCGAAGGTGAAGGTTGAGCACGTGGACTCCGAGGGGCTCTCGGACAGCCCCCAGGTGGGCGACGAGGTCAACGTGCGTGCCTATGTGACTCTAGAAGCACTGGCACCGACCGACGTCGACGTCCAGGTCGTGCATGGTCGGGTCTCGGAGTCCGATGATCTACGCGACGTAGCCACCGTTCCGCTCTCGTTCGTGGAGACCGAGCCCGACGGGCGGCACCTGTTCAGCGGCGACGTCACCATCGGGCGTACCGGTTCATTCGGCTACACGGTGCGGGTGCTGCCCCGGCACGAGGGACTGGCCAGCCCGGCAGAGCTGGGACTTGCGATCAACGCCTGA
- the treS gene encoding maltose alpha-D-glucosyltransferase: protein MAQQFNLNQPGLRHDPQWYRKAVFYEVLVRAFGDSTGSGSGDFGGLINRLEYLQWLGVDCLWLPPFYASPLRDGGYDIADYKSVLSDFGTLPEFTELVSQAHARGIRIITDLVLGHTSDQHPWFQASRSDPEGPYGDYYTWSDTDEKYADARIIFVDTEVSNWTFDPIRREFFWHRFFSHQPNLNYENKAVQEEMFDIVRFWMDLGIDGFRLDAVPYLFIEEGHNGENHPKTHDFLVDLREMVDTEFPGRVLLAEANQMPHEVVDYFGTAERPECHMCFHFPVMPRLYYALREEKATSIIEVLADTPAIPEGTQWGTFLRNHDELTLEMVTPEERSAMYGWYAPDTRMRANVGIRRRLATLLDNSRAEIELIHALLLSLPGSPCMYYGDEIGMGDNIWLEDRDAVRTPMQWSPDRNAGFGTSDPGKLYLPVISSLVYHYNNVNVESAMGSSSSLLHWVREMLAIRSSYPVFGLGDFTVCETDNDAILAFTRCVSARDVEVNEVEVPNVVCVSNLSSRPQAVTVQAGERFAGARLRDLFGGSWFPPLDESGNATLTLGSRDFFWLRIQGADD, encoded by the coding sequence ATGGCTCAGCAGTTCAACCTCAACCAGCCCGGCCTACGCCACGATCCGCAGTGGTACCGCAAGGCGGTCTTCTACGAGGTGCTGGTCCGCGCGTTCGGCGACTCCACGGGTAGTGGCTCGGGTGACTTCGGCGGTCTGATCAACCGGCTGGAATATCTGCAGTGGCTCGGGGTGGACTGCCTGTGGCTGCCGCCGTTCTACGCCTCCCCGCTGCGTGACGGCGGTTACGACATCGCCGACTACAAGTCCGTGCTGTCCGACTTCGGCACGCTGCCGGAGTTCACTGAGCTGGTCTCGCAGGCGCACGCCCGCGGTATCCGCATCATCACCGACCTCGTGCTGGGCCACACCAGCGACCAGCACCCGTGGTTCCAGGCCTCCCGCAGCGATCCCGAAGGTCCGTACGGCGACTACTACACCTGGTCCGACACCGACGAGAAGTACGCCGACGCGCGCATCATCTTCGTGGACACCGAGGTCTCCAACTGGACCTTCGACCCCATCCGCCGTGAGTTCTTCTGGCACCGGTTCTTCTCCCACCAGCCCAACCTCAACTACGAGAACAAGGCCGTCCAGGAGGAGATGTTCGACATCGTCCGCTTCTGGATGGACCTGGGTATCGACGGGTTCCGCCTGGATGCCGTGCCCTACCTGTTCATCGAGGAAGGCCACAACGGCGAGAACCATCCCAAGACCCACGACTTCCTGGTCGATCTGCGCGAGATGGTCGACACCGAGTTCCCCGGGCGCGTGCTGTTGGCCGAGGCCAACCAGATGCCGCACGAGGTCGTGGACTACTTCGGGACGGCCGAGCGCCCCGAGTGCCACATGTGCTTCCACTTCCCGGTGATGCCGCGCCTGTACTACGCGCTGCGCGAGGAGAAGGCGACCTCGATCATCGAGGTACTGGCCGACACCCCGGCCATCCCCGAGGGCACCCAGTGGGGCACCTTCCTGCGTAACCACGATGAGTTGACCCTGGAGATGGTGACTCCGGAGGAACGCTCGGCGATGTACGGCTGGTACGCCCCCGACACCCGGATGCGCGCCAATGTCGGCATCCGGCGACGGCTGGCGACCCTGCTGGACAACAGTCGCGCCGAGATCGAACTGATCCACGCGCTGCTGCTCTCGCTGCCCGGCTCACCCTGCATGTACTACGGGGACGAGATCGGGATGGGCGACAACATCTGGCTGGAGGACCGCGATGCCGTGCGCACCCCCATGCAGTGGTCACCGGACCGAAATGCCGGTTTCGGCACGTCCGACCCCGGCAAGCTCTACCTGCCGGTGATCTCCAGCCTCGTCTACCACTACAACAACGTGAACGTGGAGTCCGCCATGGGCAGCTCCTCCTCATTGCTGCACTGGGTCCGCGAGATGCTCGCGATCCGCTCGAGTTACCCCGTCTTCGGCCTCGGCGACTTCACTGTCTGCGAAACGGACAACGACGCGATTCTGGCGTTCACCCGTTGCGTCAGCGCCCGCGACGTGGAGGTCAACGAGGTCGAGGTACCGAACGTGGTGTGTGTCAGCAACCTGTCCAGTCGTCCGCAGGCCGTCACCGTCCAGGCCGGTGAGCGCTTCGCCGGGGCACGGCTGCGCGATCTGTTCGGCGGAAGCTGGTTCCCACCCCTGGATGAGTCGGGGAACGCCACGCTGACGCTGGGCTCGCGCGACTTCTTCTGGCTGCGCATCCAGGGCGCTGACGACTGA
- the glgB gene encoding 1,4-alpha-glucan branching protein GlgB: MAIVYETTLQPSKLDLIGRWISDQRWYTGKAHAPVLERVGFYRFDDPAGQVGIEVLLVADSGGAGEPVVYQIPVTWRAEPDPELAHALIGITEHGTLGTRYGYDGCHDPVCAAELLRCVITGSAEVPVQVQSADGTVRDLPTDVRVKGSGTRHALMPRIVRSRVLAGEQSNTSIIYEVVDEHDTPSSWILKIFRVLHDGENPDVILQSALSREGSDQVPGMLGSVQATWPSPQPGAENHQGHAFFVQEFLPGVQDAWREAAAAAVADTDFTRPARDLGAATAKVHAALAGLFETHPASAADVARVTDGMRSRFTQACEHAPELATHVERFTALLNAAGETAWPALQRIHGDYHLGQVLDVPSPTGNRFVLLDFEGEPLRPLAERNQPDSPLRDVAGMLRSFDYAAGSAERETSADRRSWATATRSAFLDGYAAGGGLDLQAYAAILDAFEIDKASYEIEYEARNRPSWLAIPTTAILRLLTQDRPVADPQEHARPAAPAPKLDQHEADALLMGVHRDPHSVLGGQTDEHGPFVRALRPFAASVQVLLEDGSRTTLNHEYEGIWSARLPVAQLPDYRLVTTYEDGWEHVQDDPYRFLPTLGDIDLFLIGEGRHEELWKVLGAHTRSYDGPLGRVHGTSFAVWAPNAKGLQVIGDFNVWNGDAHGMRQLGNSGVWELFIPDVAPGASYKFKVCCADRVWRDRADPMARASETAPATASIVTATSYDWGDEQWLTARGAVDQHTRPMSVYEVHLGSWRQGLSYRDLAEHLVNYVRDLGFTHVEFMPVMEHPYPPSWGYHVTGYYAPNSRMGNPDDLRFLIDALHQAGIGVILDWVPGHFATDEWALAKFDGTALYEHPDPRKGWHNEWGSYVFDFGRPHVRNFLVANALYWLEEFHADGLRVDGVASMLYLDYSRKDGEWIPNIYGGRENLDAVKVLQETNATAYRRNPGTVMIAEESTSWPGVTQPTDAGGLGFGFKWNMGWMHDSLDYMSNPPIYRKYHHGQLTFALVYAWSEQFTLPISHDEVVHGKGSLLRKMPGERWEQLANLRAYIAYMWSHPGKQLLFMGQEFAQEAEWADGRSLDWWLLDQPAHYGVHALVKDLNRLYREHPALWELDNEPRGFGWIDADDGDRNTLSYLRHGTSPQDVVAVVVNFSGTEHLDVRIGLPSGGVWREALNTDADIYGGGGRGNLGTVTAEPVPMHGQPFSASMTLPPLAAMWFIPQITEQLPVSDTDIQGA; encoded by the coding sequence ATGGCCATCGTGTACGAAACGACACTTCAGCCCTCCAAACTCGATCTGATCGGCCGGTGGATCAGCGATCAACGCTGGTACACCGGCAAGGCACATGCGCCGGTCCTGGAACGGGTCGGTTTCTACCGATTCGATGACCCCGCCGGGCAGGTGGGCATCGAGGTCCTGCTCGTGGCCGACAGCGGTGGCGCCGGCGAGCCGGTCGTCTACCAGATCCCGGTCACCTGGCGCGCCGAGCCGGACCCGGAGTTGGCGCACGCGCTGATCGGCATCACCGAGCACGGCACCCTCGGCACCCGGTACGGCTACGACGGCTGCCACGACCCGGTATGCGCCGCAGAACTGCTGCGCTGCGTCATCACCGGAAGCGCCGAAGTGCCTGTGCAGGTGCAGTCCGCTGACGGCACCGTGCGCGACCTTCCCACCGACGTCCGCGTCAAGGGCAGCGGCACACGCCACGCCCTGATGCCGCGGATCGTGCGAAGTCGCGTGCTGGCCGGCGAGCAGTCCAACACCTCGATCATCTACGAGGTAGTCGACGAGCACGACACCCCTTCATCGTGGATCCTGAAGATCTTCCGGGTGCTGCACGACGGTGAGAACCCCGACGTCATCCTGCAGTCGGCCCTGTCGCGAGAAGGCAGCGACCAGGTGCCGGGCATGCTCGGATCGGTGCAGGCCACCTGGCCCTCGCCTCAGCCCGGCGCAGAGAACCACCAGGGCCACGCATTCTTCGTCCAGGAGTTCCTGCCCGGGGTGCAGGATGCCTGGCGCGAAGCGGCCGCGGCGGCCGTCGCGGACACCGACTTCACCCGACCAGCGCGCGACCTCGGCGCTGCGACCGCGAAGGTGCACGCAGCCCTCGCGGGCCTCTTCGAAACCCACCCCGCAAGCGCCGCCGACGTCGCGCGGGTGACCGACGGCATGCGCAGCCGTTTCACGCAGGCCTGCGAGCACGCACCCGAGTTGGCAACGCACGTCGAGCGATTCACCGCGCTTCTCAATGCTGCGGGCGAGACCGCCTGGCCTGCGCTGCAGCGGATCCACGGCGACTACCACCTCGGGCAGGTGCTGGACGTCCCGAGCCCAACGGGAAACCGGTTCGTCCTGCTGGACTTCGAGGGTGAACCGCTGCGCCCGCTCGCCGAGCGCAACCAGCCGGACTCGCCGCTGCGCGACGTCGCGGGCATGTTGCGCTCCTTCGACTACGCAGCCGGTTCCGCAGAGCGCGAGACCAGTGCGGACCGGCGCAGCTGGGCGACCGCGACCCGCTCGGCATTCCTGGACGGCTATGCCGCCGGGGGCGGGTTGGACCTGCAGGCATACGCCGCGATTCTGGACGCGTTCGAGATCGACAAGGCGAGCTACGAGATCGAGTACGAGGCACGCAACCGACCCTCATGGCTGGCGATACCGACCACCGCAATTCTGCGGCTGCTGACCCAGGACCGGCCGGTCGCCGATCCGCAGGAGCACGCCCGACCCGCCGCCCCCGCCCCGAAGCTGGACCAGCATGAGGCTGATGCGCTGCTGATGGGTGTGCACCGCGACCCGCACAGTGTGCTGGGCGGACAGACCGATGAGCACGGACCGTTCGTGCGGGCGCTGCGACCGTTCGCGGCCAGCGTCCAGGTGCTGTTGGAAGACGGATCGCGGACGACGCTGAACCACGAGTACGAGGGCATCTGGTCCGCGCGACTGCCGGTCGCTCAGCTACCCGACTACCGCCTCGTCACCACGTACGAGGACGGCTGGGAACACGTACAGGACGACCCCTACCGGTTCCTGCCGACGCTCGGTGACATCGACCTGTTCCTGATCGGTGAAGGTCGCCACGAAGAACTGTGGAAGGTCCTCGGAGCGCACACCCGCTCCTACGACGGCCCGCTCGGGCGGGTGCACGGCACGTCGTTCGCGGTGTGGGCGCCGAATGCCAAGGGCCTGCAGGTGATCGGCGACTTCAACGTCTGGAACGGTGACGCGCACGGGATGCGCCAGCTGGGCAACTCCGGCGTCTGGGAGCTCTTCATCCCCGATGTCGCGCCAGGTGCCAGCTACAAATTCAAGGTCTGCTGCGCGGACCGGGTATGGCGCGACCGCGCCGACCCGATGGCCCGCGCCTCCGAGACTGCACCGGCGACCGCGTCGATCGTGACGGCGACCTCCTACGACTGGGGCGACGAGCAGTGGTTGACCGCGCGCGGCGCCGTCGATCAGCACACCCGGCCGATGAGCGTCTACGAGGTGCACCTCGGCTCCTGGCGGCAGGGCCTGTCCTACCGGGATCTGGCCGAACACCTGGTCAACTACGTACGCGACCTCGGCTTCACCCACGTGGAGTTCATGCCCGTCATGGAGCACCCGTACCCGCCGAGCTGGGGGTACCACGTCACCGGTTACTACGCGCCGAACTCCCGGATGGGAAACCCCGACGACCTGCGTTTCCTGATCGATGCACTGCACCAGGCCGGGATCGGCGTGATCCTGGACTGGGTGCCCGGACACTTCGCCACCGACGAGTGGGCGCTGGCGAAGTTCGACGGCACCGCGCTGTACGAGCACCCGGACCCCCGCAAGGGGTGGCACAACGAGTGGGGTTCCTACGTCTTCGACTTCGGCCGCCCGCATGTGCGTAACTTCCTGGTCGCGAACGCGCTGTACTGGCTGGAGGAGTTCCACGCCGACGGGCTGCGCGTCGACGGGGTCGCCTCGATGCTCTACCTGGACTACTCGCGCAAGGACGGGGAGTGGATCCCGAACATCTACGGCGGTCGGGAGAACCTCGACGCAGTGAAGGTGCTGCAGGAGACGAACGCGACCGCCTACCGCCGCAACCCCGGCACGGTGATGATCGCCGAGGAGTCGACGTCATGGCCCGGCGTCACCCAGCCGACCGACGCCGGCGGGCTCGGATTCGGATTCAAATGGAACATGGGGTGGATGCACGACTCGCTGGACTACATGTCCAACCCGCCGATCTACCGCAAATACCACCACGGTCAACTCACCTTCGCGCTGGTCTACGCGTGGAGCGAGCAGTTCACCCTGCCGATCAGCCACGACGAGGTCGTGCACGGTAAGGGCTCCCTGCTACGCAAGATGCCCGGCGAGCGGTGGGAGCAACTCGCCAACCTGCGTGCCTACATCGCCTACATGTGGTCCCACCCCGGCAAGCAGCTGCTCTTCATGGGCCAGGAGTTCGCCCAGGAAGCCGAGTGGGCCGACGGTCGCAGCCTGGACTGGTGGCTACTCGATCAGCCCGCCCACTACGGCGTGCACGCGCTGGTCAAGGACCTGAACCGGCTCTACCGCGAGCATCCTGCGCTGTGGGAGTTGGACAACGAGCCGCGCGGCTTCGGCTGGATCGACGCCGACGACGGCGACCGCAACACGTTGTCGTACCTGCGGCACGGCACGTCGCCGCAGGACGTCGTCGCCGTGGTGGTCAACTTCAGCGGCACCGAGCATCTCGACGTACGTATCGGTCTGCCGAGCGGCGGGGTGTGGCGCGAAGCGTTGAACACCGACGCCGACATCTACGGCGGCGGGGGTCGCGGCAACCTCGGCACCGTGACCGCCGAGCCGGTCCCGATGCACGGTCAGCCGTTCTCGGCGAGCATGACGCTGCCTCCGCTGGCGGCGATGTGGTTCATCCCCCAAATAACCGAGCAGCTGCCGGTGTCCGACACCGACATTCAAGGAGCATGA